DNA from Lentibacillus amyloliquefaciens:
ACCATTACAACTTCCCGCAATTCAGTGTTGGGGAGACAGGACCAATAAGAGGGCCGGGACGCCGGGAAATCGGTCATGGTGCATTGGGTGAACGAGCACTTGAAAAAGTTATACCATCTGAAAAAGAGTTCCCGTATACGATTCGTCTTGTTTCAGAGGTACTGGAGTCAAATGGTTCAACTTCTCAGGCCAGTATATGCGGCAGCACCCTTGCTATGATGGATGCCGGTGTTCCAATCAAGGCGCCAGTTGCCGGAATTGCTATGGGGCTTGTCAAATCAGGTGAAGACTATACAATTTTAAGTGATATCCAGGGCATGGAAGATGCACTCGGTGATATGGACTTTAAAGTAGCCGGAACCGAGCAGGGTGTCACTGCACTGCAAATGGATATCAAAATAGAAGGCTTGTCCAAAGACATTTTGGAAGAAGCGTTGTCACAGGCCAAAAAAGGACGCATACGAATTCTTGATTCGATGCTTTCAACAATTGAGGAGCCAAGACCACAGCTTTCAACGTACGCACCAAAGATTATGACCATGAATATTAATCCTGATAAAATCCGGGATGTGATTGGCCCAAGCGGAAAACAAATAAACAAGATTATTGACGAAACAGGTGTCAAAATTGATATTGAGCAGGATGGCAGTGTCTTTATATCATCACCTGATGCAGAAATGAACGAGCAGGCAAAGCAGATCATTGAAGATCTCATTCGTGAAGTGGAAGCAGGGCAAGTTTATGTAGGCACAGTTAAACGGATCGAGAAATTCGGTGCATTTGTTGAATTATTTAAAGGTAAAGATGGTTTAGTCCATATATCTGAATTACAGGAAGAACGTACAAATAAAGTTGAAGATGCAGTTTCAATTGGTGATCAGATAACAGTGAAAGTTAAAGAAATCGATAATCATGGACGCGTCAACCTGTCTCGTAAGGCGGTTTTAAAAGAAGAACGTGAAAAGCACGAACAGGAGCAACAATCATAATGTCTCAAAACAAGAAGCTGGAGAACCAGTTTCTTTTTTTATGTTTAACCAGGCAGTTATGACTTTACATTTCATAACCTGTCCACCCTCGTCATACGAATTAATGAGGGGGGATATGGATGCGTCGCTATCGAAGTCTTGTAAATGTTTGTGTATTTATACTGATTGTTGCCATTTCCTTTGATTATTCATATGATCCGTTTCAGCCCAGTGATACTACCACCTTTTCCAATCAGGTAAACGAGGCGGCAAAGAATGAGGACCCTCTGTATAAGGAAATAAAAAGGAAAAGCCCTGGTTATGAAGAAGCGCCGCAGAATGCTGTTATCGATAAGGTATGGAAGAAAATACCCGGCCGTTATGGTGTGGAAGTGAATGTAGACAAATCTTATGAGCAAATGAAAAAGAATGAGGCATTTGATGAAACGCTGCTTGTTTATGATCAGATTCCGCCGGAAATTACAATGGAGGATTTACCTGCCTCACCCATTTACCGGGGAAATCCACAGAAGAATGAGGTTGCATTTTTAATCAACGTGTCATGGGGTACAGAGTATATCCCCGCCATCTTGAATCGCTTAAAAGATCACAATGTAAAAGCCACGTTTTTTATTGAAGGCAAATGGGCAATGGAAAATACAAATTATGTCAAAATGATTCATGAGCAGGGTCATGTGATTGGAAATCATGCTTATGACCATCCTGAAATGTCGCGTCTTTCAACCAATGCTATTAGCGATCAGCTCAGTAAAACGAATGAAATTTTGGAGGCCATTACAGGTGAAACACCCAAATGGTTTGCACCTCCAAGTGGCGATTATAATGAGGAGGTTGTCAAAATAGCAGCCGAACAAAACATGGAAACGATTCTCTGGAGCGTCGACACGATTGATTGGAAGAATCCATCTGTATCTGTTATGATGAATCGAGTGAATCAAAACATACACCCTGGCGCAACACTGTTGATGCATCCAACTTCTTCGATAAAAGAGGGACTCGATGCTCTAATCATGGAAATAAAAGATAAAGGCTATAAAATTGATACTGTTAATTCGCTGCTAAGTGCTGAAAGATAAAATCATTAGGTGGAACACGCTAGGAGGAAATACATTGGTAGAGAAGTATACAAGTGATAATGGACTTCGAATTGTTTTGGAAAATATACCTGCTGTCAGATCTGTAACAATCGGGGTCTGGGTGAAAACAGGTTCACGGAACGAAACAGGGGAAATCAACGGGATTTCCCATTTCATAGAGCATATGCTTTTTAAGGGAACCAGCACGAGAAGCCCTCAGGATATTGCTGAAGCGTTTGACGCGATTGGCGGTCAGGTCAATGCTTTTACCTCAAAAGAATATACGTGTTTCTATGCGAAGGTAATGGATACACATAAAGAGAAAGCTCTGGAGATTTTATCTGACATGTTCTTTAATTCGACTTTTGATGAAGAAGAAATGGATCGTGAGAAAAAAGTTGTTTTAGAAGAGATTAAAATGTATGAAGATACCCCGGATGATATCGTTCATGACATCTTGGCACGAGCCTCCTATGGTGAACACCCATTAGGCTATCCGATTCTGGGAACGGAAAAACAGCTCCAATCGTTCACCCCGGAAAGTTTAAAGCACTATGTAAGTGAGCGGTATATACCTGAAAATGTTGTGGTTTCAGTTGCCGGCAATGTCGATAACAGCTTTATTAAGACGGTGGAACATTACTTCAGTGATTTTGAATCAAGTGCCGGGAGAAGTGAAGTTGAACAGCCAAAATTTATGGCAGAGCAGATAGAGCGACATAAGGACACGGAACAGGCTCATTTATGCCTCGGATACAATGGTTTGCCATTGGATGATGAGAATATTTACAGCATGACAATTGTGAATAACGTGCTTGGCGGCAGTATGAGCTCACGGCTGTTTCAGGAAGTAAGGGAAAAACAAGGCTTGGCATATGCAGTATTTTCGTACCATGCCTCGTTTTTGGATAATGGTTTATTAACCATTTATGCCGGCACCGGAAATGATCAGTTGCCGCTTTTAAGAGAAACGGTTAATCAAACTATCGATGACTTGGTTCAGAACGGCTTAACTGATAAAGAATTAACAAACAGTAAAGAACAGCTGAAAGGCAATCTGATGCTGAGTTTGGAAAGTACCAGCAGCCGGATGAGCCGCAATGGCCGTAATGAATTAATGTTAAACAAACACCGGTCACTTGATGACATGATTACAAAAATTGATGCAGTCGATCACGATAAGATTCAACAAGTGATTGACTCCACCTTCAGGCATGCACCGTCAAGTGCTCTGATAGCACCGGAAGCCGTTGCGCAGGTATAAATAGCCGGCACTGGGCATATAAATGGCCATAGTTGCATTAAAAGTCCTAAAAAAGGACCGGTTTTCTTTCTTTCTTTATAAACTAAAAGATGTTTATAGGAGGCGGTCTAGTGCGGTACAAAGATATCAGTTCCAAGGAAATTGTTGATATTAACCAGGGAACTCGCCTCGGGGTGCTGGGGCAGACAGATCTTGAAATCGATGAAAAAACCGGGCAGATCGAATCGTTTATTATTCCGAACTATAAATGGTTTGGTCTGAAAAAAGAAGGTGCTGATGCTAAAATCAGGTGGCGTTCCATCCGGAAAATTGGTGAAGATATGATTATGATTGAATCAGGTGAATAGCTTATAATTTTAAAGACTGGTGTCGTTTTAATCGAACGCCAGTCTTTTTTTGTGCTGGTAATCACCAACTCGCGAAAAACACATAAACTATTTTGAAAACCGATTTAGAAGATGCCTTAACGGAGGATTTTTCAGCGATGACACAACAAATTGCTGTAATAGGCGGAGATGCCCGTTATTTGGAGCTGATACGGCAACTTCAAACACTGCCTGATATCATTATATCGCTAGTCGGGTTCGATAAGCTTGAACAGGGGTTCACCGGGCTGAATCAGACTGATTTTGCTGATTTGACGCAGCAAAACCTCGATGCTATTATCTTGCCAATCACGGGTACAGACCAAGAAGGATATGTGGAAACAGTTTTTTCTGACCGTACCGTTCAGTTGACGAGAGACTGGTTTAAGGAACTGAATCCGAACACGGTTGTTTTTACAGGTATTTCCAATGATTATTTGGATGCTTGCGCAAATGAGGCAAATGTGAAATTGATACCATTGCTCAATCGAGATGATGTGGCGATTTATAACTCAATTCCAACAGCCGAGGGCGTCATTATGATGGCGATTGAACATACCGATTACACCATTCATTCGTCACGGGTGATAGTTGTCGGGTTCGGCCGGGTTGGGAACACAGTAGCAAATAAATTTGCAGCACTTGGGCAAGAGTGTCGGTATGTGCTGAGAGTATTATGGACCTGGCAAGAATTACGGAACTGGGTCATACCGCTATCCCGCTTTATGAGCTGGATGATTATACGCATGATTGTGATTTATTAATTAATACTGTCCCTGCCCCTGTTGTCATGCGAGATTCCATCAAGCATCTGCCAGGGCACGGTATTATTTTTGACCTGGCGTCAAAACCCGGGGGCACTGATTTTGAATATGCTAACCAACGCGGTATTAAAGCAATGTTGTCTAAAAGTCTACCTGGCATAGTTGCCCCAAAAACAGCCGGTAAGATTTTGGCTGATGTGATTAAACAATTATTGCCTTAATTGAAATTTTTTTATTCCCATTAAAATGAAGGGAGAAGATATGATGGGACTTGAAGGAAAACGGATTGGTTTTGGTGTTACCGGATCACATTGCACATATGACGAGGTGTTCCCGCAGTTGGAAAAATTGATGTCATCCGGAGCAGAAGTGATACCGGTTGTGTCTTACACTGTACAAAACACAGATACAAAGTTTGGTAAAGCAGATGATCATGTTGCCAAAATTGAATCAATCACAGGCAAACGTGCTATCAAAACAATGCCTGAAGCAGAGCCGCTCGGCCCTCAGCTTCCACTAGATTGTATGGTTGTAGCACCGCTAACCGGCAATTCCATGAGCAAGCTTGCAAATGCACTGACTGATACCCCGGTGTTAATGGCTGTAAAAGCCACAATGAGAAATCAAAATCCAATCGTGCTGGGAATATCAACGAATGATGCTCTCGGACTAAATGGTGTGAATTTGATGCGACTAATGGCCAGTAAGTTCTTTTACTTTATTCCATATGGCCAGGATAATCCATATAAAAAACCAAACTCCCTTGTTT
Protein-coding regions in this window:
- a CDS encoding polysaccharide deacetylase family protein — encoded protein: MRRYRSLVNVCVFILIVAISFDYSYDPFQPSDTTTFSNQVNEAAKNEDPLYKEIKRKSPGYEEAPQNAVIDKVWKKIPGRYGVEVNVDKSYEQMKKNEAFDETLLVYDQIPPEITMEDLPASPIYRGNPQKNEVAFLINVSWGTEYIPAILNRLKDHNVKATFFIEGKWAMENTNYVKMIHEQGHVIGNHAYDHPEMSRLSTNAISDQLSKTNEILEAITGETPKWFAPPSGDYNEEVVKIAAEQNMETILWSVDTIDWKNPSVSVMMNRVNQNIHPGATLLMHPTSSIKEGLDALIMEIKDKGYKIDTVNSLLSAER
- a CDS encoding M16 family metallopeptidase translates to MVEKYTSDNGLRIVLENIPAVRSVTIGVWVKTGSRNETGEINGISHFIEHMLFKGTSTRSPQDIAEAFDAIGGQVNAFTSKEYTCFYAKVMDTHKEKALEILSDMFFNSTFDEEEMDREKKVVLEEIKMYEDTPDDIVHDILARASYGEHPLGYPILGTEKQLQSFTPESLKHYVSERYIPENVVVSVAGNVDNSFIKTVEHYFSDFESSAGRSEVEQPKFMAEQIERHKDTEQAHLCLGYNGLPLDDENIYSMTIVNNVLGGSMSSRLFQEVREKQGLAYAVFSYHASFLDNGLLTIYAGTGNDQLPLLRETVNQTIDDLVQNGLTDKELTNSKEQLKGNLMLSLESTSSRMSRNGRNELMLNKHRSLDDMITKIDAVDHDKIQQVIDSTFRHAPSSALIAPEAVAQV
- a CDS encoding YlmC/YmxH family sporulation protein; translation: MRYKDISSKEIVDINQGTRLGVLGQTDLEIDEKTGQIESFIIPNYKWFGLKKEGADAKIRWRSIRKIGEDMIMIESGE
- the dpaB gene encoding dipicolinate synthase subunit B; its protein translation is MGLEGKRIGFGVTGSHCTYDEVFPQLEKLMSSGAEVIPVVSYTVQNTDTKFGKADDHVAKIESITGKRAIKTMPEAEPLGPQLPLDCMVVAPLTGNSMSKLANALTDTPVLMAVKATMRNQNPIVLGISTNDALGLNGVNLMRLMASKFFYFIPYGQDNPYKKPNSLVSDMNLLPDTIEAALNDQQLQPVIIPHINDNMG